Below is a genomic region from Lentimicrobium sp. L6.
AGTTGAATTTAATTCTGGAGTTTTTTTCAATGGTATTCATTGCTGCAATACTAGAACCATCGTAACCACGCAATCACACAACCACCCAACCACCCAACCACATATTTCCTAGATAGGTTTAGTCTCACACTAAACAGCCTCAATTCAGGAGGGTTGCACTACTCGCTTCAAGCAACTCTTAACTATACTTACCATTCCACGCAAAGAAAACGCAAAGAAAAAGGGCAAAGCACGCAGAAGAAAATAGAGCAAATTGCTAATTGGAACCCCAACATTAAACTTTGAATCTGGAACTTTGAACATTAAAGAAATCAAAAGACTCACCAACTCACCCCATCGCAACTACGCAACCACGCAATTCCATCTCCAACTCTCCCTTTCGCCCCATCGCAATCACGTAACCACGCAACCACGCAACCACTGGTTCATGCTCGCCATTCTCCTTTCTTTTCCTATTTTTGCAAAAAACAATCTCATGAAACAAATTCTTACTTGGAGCTTGATACTCGTATTTCTCATTGGCTCATTCAACTCCTTTGCTCAAAAACCTGACACGGTCAGTATTATTGGTGTAGGAGATGTCATGCTAGGAACGGCATATCCTCTTGCTAAATACCTTCCTCCAAATGACGATTGTTCTCCGCTACTTTCTGAGGTTAAAGGAATATTACAAGATGCAGATGTTACCTTTGGGAATCTTGAAGGTTGTTTTTTAAACGAAGGTCCAACCACTAAAAACTGCAAAGACACCTTAAAATGTTATGCTTTCAGAATGCCAGATCGCTATGCTCCTTGCTTATCGGATGCTGGTTTTACGGTGATGAGCTTGGCCAATAATCACTCTGGTGATTTCGGAATGAAAGCCAGAAAAAATACCATGAGACTCCTCGATTCTGTAGGGATTCATTATGGAGGATTGGAGATAAAACCTACTGCTGAGTTCGAGATTGATGGCGTGAAATATGGCTTTGTCGCATTTGCTCCCATTAGAGCAACCCTAGATATGTTAAACCTGAGGATGGCTTCGGAAAAAGTAGCCGACTTAAAATCTAGAAACGACATTGTTATTGTATCTTTTCATGGTGGAGCAGAAGGACGAGAGCACGAGCATGTAACCCGAGAAACAGAGGAGTTTTATGGAGAAGACCGAGGCAATGTATATGAGTTTGCCCACCTCATGGTAGATGCAGGTGCCGATATCATTTTTGGTCATGGTCCACACGTTGCCAGAGCTATAGAAGTATATAAAGACCGATTTATTGCTTATAGTCTTGGCAATTTCTGTACCTATGCTCGCTTTAATCTTAGTGGCCCCAATGGTTTGGCTCCTATTGTCAAAGTCTATACCAATACCGAAGGAGAATTCTTGCATGGCAAGATTTTCTCTGCCCAACAAATTGGAGAAGGTGGAGCTACCTTAGATTCTCGTAATCGTGCTGTTAAGAAATTACAGACTCTTACACAGCAAGATTTTCCAGAGGGGAAATTGAATATTTTGGATGATGGGTCTGTATTGTTGAAATAAGTTTTAAATTAAAAGACGTAAACTAAAGGATGATAGCCCCATAGGGGATAGCGTCCTTGGTTCCTTGAAAAATCATTAGGGACTAAACACTTTCATACAAATAAACAGCCATAGGTCGGCACCAAAACTATTTTCCAAACAAGCTTTTTCTAGCCGACCCAAACAACATGAGAAAATCATTTCCGTGCGTTGAAACCCATGGAATTTTAATTAGAGCCTGAGATTATACTGTTAAATACCTTAGGTATTATTAAAATGGATAAACCCAAATCCAAAGAAACAAGCAAATGAGTTCCCAATTTTAATCCGTGAGAACCCGTCTAATCAGCGTTCATTCGCATTTAGCCTGACCGTAGCGTCAAGGGCTCCTATTCTATTGAGCAACCAATTCAGCCGTTTTGCCCCAAACTCTAAAGGGAGGCTGCTAAACACTGAATAAAGTTGTAAACTTGATCGCAGCAATACGGGTCCCCCTTGTGAGCCAGCGAACAAGCATTCGTGTAAATCCAAGTATATCACGTCATACAATTCATTCGTGCACCTGTCTAGCCTGCCTTGCTGCGAAGTCAGACAGGCTGCGTAGCCAGATAGATTAGTGGCAACTTTCTTTTACGAGCTGTGCGAGTATCATCCGCGTAAATTCAATTTATCCGCGCAAATTAGCGGACCTCTTTTTTTGAGCTAACAAGCACTCATGTAAATCCCAACATATCATGTCATATAATTATTCGTGAATTAGTGGCAACTTATGGTTCAAAGTTAAATTTGAGTATACCTAGAAGATTAGGATTACAAAACGAGTTGGAGAGCTGGCGAAGGCAAATCCTCCGAAGGCTCTAGCACATCACGCTATGCCCTCGGAGGATTGAGGATCGGTTCTATCATAGTCAAGTATACGCGGAAATATTCTCCGTCGCTTAAAACCTAGCAACTTGCTCAGCCGGAAATCCCTTCCTGCGTTTACCTATATTTCCATTATCACCGCTTACCTTTCTGTTTGGTAACTCACCACCAACGTGCGATTCTTTAACATTATTCTACATCACTATCATGGCGCTTCACTTCGTTTCGCACCATGCTAGCATAAGTCGCCCCTTCAGGGCTTTTGTGTTGTGTTTCAGATTGCATGCCAAACAGAACGACCATGTTGGGGTATAATCCACTATAATTAACGTTTTAACCCTGACAATAGCGGTTCCTCGTTAAAGCGAGCCAGCGAGCACCATTCGTGGAAATCCAAGTATATCACGTCATACAATTCATTTGTGCATTAGTGGCAACTTTCTTTTACGAGCTGTGCGAGTATCATCCGCGTAAATTAGCGGACCTCTTTTTTTGAGGGAACAAGCATTCGTGTAAATCCTAATCATTCACATTCCATCATCCATTTGTGAATTCGTGGCAACAAGTACCTCTTTAATTCGCGAAAATTCGCGTTTAGCCTGACCGTAGCGTCAAGGGTTCTTCTTCTATTGAGTAATCAATTCAGCAGTTTTGCCCCAAACCCTAAAGGGAGCCTGCTGAACACTGACCAAAATAAATAATCTTGACCACCGAATTAGAGATTCCCCCTTGTGAGCTAACGAACAAGAATTCGTGTTAATCCCAACATTTCCAATCTTCCCATTCATTCGTGCATTAGTGGCCATTCTATAACAAGCAATAATTCAATTAAAATCCGTGATAATTCGCCCAATCAGCGTTCATTCGTGTTCCTCTTCTTTTTACGAGACGGCAAACAACTTGAATCCAAACTATCACCCAGCAAGTGCATTCCTCCGACAAAACAACCTAAAACAAAACTAGCACCATCTAATATTAATCAATATACAAACTTAACAAACCCATCACAACACACTGATTACAGGAATCTTCTGTTAAATTAAGTTAAGCCCTGTTAAGAGTGAAATTTTCTTCAAGAAAGCCACATTAATTTTTTTAAATTTGTGCGTTTTATTATATGTACCTAAAATAAATAATGGCTTCATTTCAAACAGCTGAAAGGCATTCTGCAAAAGTAATCACCGATAATGTGCTACATCAAAGGCATATGATAGCCTACGACCAAGCTGCTCAACTCGTGAGTGGACATATTTTGGAAGTAGGATGTGGCGAAGGTTACGGAATGGAACTTTTGGCGCCAAAAGCAACTAAATATATGGCTATCGATAAGTATAATACACCTATCGATCCCCAACTTCCTGATTTCTCAAAAATCACCTTTCAACAAATGAATGTTCCTCCTTTCGATGGAATAGAAGACAATACCTTCGATTTTATTGTTAGCTTTCAGGTGATTGAACATATTGAAGATGATGATTTCTTCAGCAGAGAACTCTTCAGGGTTTTAAAACCTGGGGGAAAACTCATTCTAACTACTCCAAATATCAAGATGTCTTTAACGAGAAACCCTTGGCATATTCGGGAGTATAAACCAGAGGAGCTTTTTGACTTGCTTAATGGCATATTTCACAAAGTGGAAATGAAAGGCATATTTGGGAATGAAAAAGTAATGGAATATTACGAAGCCAATAAAAAATCGGTGAGGAAATTCACACGCTTCGATGTCCTCAATTTGCAATATAAATTACCTCGTAGTATTCTTCAAATCCCCTATGATATTTTAAATAGGATGAATAGAAAGAAGCTACACAAAGGTAATACTGGCCTTAGTACTACGGTAAAACTAAACGATTATTATTTAGCCGATGCCAACGACCAATGCCTCGATTTGTTTATGATTGCTCAGAAAAAAGAAGATTAAGAATTACAAAATAAAAAACTATGACCCTCAATTACAAAAAGTTCAACAACATCATTGGTTGGGTAATATTCGCCATTGCCACTGTTGTTTATGTATTGACACTAGAGCCTACTACCAGTTGGTGGGATTGTGGAGAATATATTTCAACAGCCTATAAGCTAGAAGTAGGACACCCTCCTGGGGCACCCTTCTTTCAATTATTGGGCCGCTTTTTTACCCTTTTTGCTTTTGGAAACACACAGTATGTGGCTTATATGATTAACCTCATGTCGGCTCTTTCTAGTAGTTTTACTATTTTGCTTTTATACTGGACTATCACTCGTTTTGCTCGCAAACTAACCAGTGGCGAAATGACTGATAATAAAGCTTATGCAATCTTCGCTTCTGGTATTATTGGTGCTTTAGCTTTTACTTTTACCGATTCATTCTGGTTCTCAGCTGTTGAAGGTGAAGTTTATGCCATGTCCAGTTTATTTACCGCTGTAGTATTTTGGGCCATATTAAAATGGGAAGAAGTTTCGGATACACCTTATGCTTATCGTTGGTTGATTTTAATCGCCTATATGGTGGGATTATCTATTGGAGTTCACTTATTGAACTTGTTGGCTATCCCTGCTATTACCTACGTAGTTTATTTCAAGAAATATAAAAAAGTTGACCTCAAAGGTTTTGTTTTAGCTGGTTTGATTGGAGTTATCATTCTCTCCTTTATCATGTATTTAATTATTCCGATGACGGTAAAAATGGCCGGAAGCTTCGAGCTTTTCTTTGTCAACTCCATAGGTTTACCATTTAACTCTGGTTCTTTTATATTCATCATCACACTTATAGCTGCCATTGCTTGGGCATGGATGTTTACTTATAAGAGAAGATACCAAATTGCTCATATTGCAGTTATTGGCTTAACTTTCATTATGATTGGCTATTCTTCTTTCTTTATTTTGGCCATTCGTGCCAATGCCAATCCTCCAATTAATGAAAACGATCCTAAAGATGCCATTAGTTTATTATCTTATTTATTGCGTGAGCAGTATGGTTCTTGGCCTTTAGGACACGGGCAATATTATAATGCCGATGTTACCGAATGGAAAGACGGAACACCAGTTTATGTTAGAGATGAGAATACCGGAAAATATGTGATTACTGATAAAAGAGAGCAATCAGAGCCTCAGTATAATCCAGAATTATCTTCTGTTTTTCCAAGAATGTGGAGCAATACCAAGCCTGAGCACATCAGCATCTACAAAAACTATTTAACTTCCAAAGGAAGAGCGGTAAGAGTGATGGGAGCCGATGGACAAGAGAAGATAGAATATAAACCAAGCTTTGGCGATAACCTCCGCTTCTTCTTCCAGTATCAACTTGGTCATTCCTATTTCCGTTACTTTATGTGGAATTTTGTCGGTCGTCAGAATGATATTGAGTCACAACCCAATATCAGGAATGGGAATTGGATAAGTGGAATAGAATTCATCGACGCTATGCGATTGGGTAATCAAAGCGAATTACCATTTGCGGCTCAAAATCCTGCTCGTAATACTTTCTATTTCCTACCGCTCATTTTAGGATTGATAGGATTCATCTTCCATTTCAATAAAAACATGAAAGACTTTTGGGTGGTATTCCTGCTCTTTGTGATGACTGGTATTGCCATTATCGTCTACCTCAATGTAACGCCATATCAGCCTAGAGAAAGGGATTATGCCTATGTGGGCTCCTATTATGCCTTTGCAATTTGGATTGGACTGGGAGTTTTTGCACTCATAGATGCCTTGAGCAAGAAAATGAATATGAGGATGGCTACGGCTGGAGTATTTGCTGTCACCTTGGTGGCTGTTCCTGGATTATTAGCCAGCGAAGGTTGGGACGATCACGACAGAAGTGGAAAAACTACAGCAAGAGATTTTGCCATCAACTATTTAGAATCCTGTGAACCCAATGCTATTCTTTTTGTGAATGGTGACAATGATACTTTCCCACTTTGGTATATTCAAGAAGTAGAAGGCATCAGAACAGACATTAGAGTGGTGAACTATATGCTTTCTTCGGGACCTTGGTATGTTCACCAATTACAAAGAAAGATTTATGATTCAGAGAAAGTTCCGCTTTCTATTGAGCCAGAAAAATATAATAAAGGCGTCAATTCCTATGTACCTATTTATCCTAAAGTGGAAGGCACCTTTGAGCTCAGACAAATAGTTGATTTCATTAAGAGTGACGATCCGTCTACTAAATTAGGAACACAGCGAGGAGACAAAATGAATTATATCCCTACTCGAAAAGTGAAACTAACATTGGACAAGGAATATCTGATCAATGCAGGTCTAGTTCCTGCTGATAAAGTTGATGAGGTACCAGAAGCACTGGAGTGGAACTTAAGCGGAAGCGCCATCTATAAAAACGATTTAATGTTACTGGACCTCATAGCCACTAATAACTGGGAAAGACCAATATATTTCGCCAATCCAAATGCAGTAAGAAAGGTTCTTGGCCTTGGTGATTATATGCATTTAGAAGGATTTGTTTATCGTTTATTGCCTTATAAAGCCGATGGTTTAATCAAAGGCATGGGTGGTGTTAATGCTGAAAAAGCTTATGACTTATTGGTCAACAAAGCCAATTGGGGTAATCTTTATAAAGACGATGTAACTATTGATAGAGAAAGCTCTAGAAACAGTGGTATCCCTAAAAACAACTTCCTCAGAGTGGCTGAAGTATTGATAGAACAAGGTAAGATGGAAAAAGCCATTAAGGCATTAGATACTTATCAAAAAAACTATCCACACCACAAGGTAAATTACGATATGTATATGTTACCCTATGCCGAGGCTTATTATAAAGCTGGAGCTATTGAAAAAGGGAATGAGGTAGTAGAGATTTTATATGATTATTTTGTGGATGAATTGAATTATATCAATTCATTAAGTCCAGAGTATAAAAAGCTATTATTGCAGGATCAACAAACAGCTTTAGGTGTTTTACAACGTATGGCACAATCCACTCGTCAGTATAAACAACTAGATATAAGCACCAAAATAGACAGTACATTTAAAGAAGAGATTAATTTTTATTAGTCCTCTTACCTATGATATTTGAAAGGCTACCATTTTGGTGGCCTTTTTTTCAGCCATAACAAGGTATGCCAAAGTCCTACCAAAGTTGTCTGCAGTTAATTTTCAAAAGGCTTTGGTAAGGCTTTTGTATATATTTGGTAGCAAAAAACAAGGAGAATATTGCTAAACTCACATATCCTCTACTCTGTATTTCCAAAACCCTCTATATCCTCTTCGAAAAAGATATTCTATCCAAAAACCCTCTATATCCTCTTCAAAAGGGCATATGGCTACATTTTTATAGCATACTTTTTAAGACATCTTAATCAACAAGATTTAAAAACCACTAACTGTAAGTCATTCACGGTTCGCTAACAATACCGTCCAAAGCAAGTTTCCTATTAAAAAAGATTCTTCACTTCAATGCATTTCGTTCAGAAATACAGCGTATTATAAGGTGATAGAGAGGAAGAAGGGGCTTGCTTTTTGCAATGTCAAAAGCAAGCCCCTTCTTCCTGTTCTTTGCCAAAACACCGTCATTTCAATGCGTAGCGAGAAATCTCTATTAATCAATAGGACACTATTGATTCGCTAATAATTGTTCGTTTTTCACTGTTTACTATTAAATTCAAAAAAAACTTTCTCCTCCACTATTCCATCTTTTCTTTATACTTTTGCAATCCAATAAAAATAAGACAAATGGCACAACAAAAACCCAGCATACCTAAAGGAACTAGAGATTTCAATCCGAATGAAATGGCTCGTCGTAACTATATCTTCGACACTATTAGAAAGCATTTTAAACGTTATGGATTTAGTGCCATTGAAACTCCAGCTATGGAGAACTTGTCTACCTTAATGGGTAAATATGGAGAGGAGGGTGATAAATTATTATTCAAGATTTTAAATTCGGGTGACTTCCTCTCGAAAGTTTCTGAGGATCAGTTGAACAAGAGAAACAGCAATAAACTCACTACTAAAATTAGTGAAAAAGGATTACGTTATGATTTAACAGTGCCTTTTGCTCGCTTTGTAGTGCAGCACCGCAATGAGCTCACCTTCCCTTTCAAACGCTACCAAATACAACCTGTTTGGCGTGCCGATCGTCCTCAAAAAGGCCGTTACCGTGAGTTTTATCAGTGCGATGCTGATATGATTGGAAGCACTTCTCTGCTCAATGAAGTGGATTTGGTTTCACTTATTGATGATGTATTTCAAGATTTAAAGATTAATGTTTCTATTAAACTAAACAATCGTAAAATCTTAAGCGGAATAGCCGAATTTGTAGGTGAAGCTGACAAAATCATTGACATCACTGTAGCTATTGACAAATTAGACAAAGTAGGTTTAGAAGGCGTAAATAAGGAAATGGAAGTCAAAGGAGTATCCCCTAAAGCCATAGAACAATTACAACCCATCATCAATTTATCGGGTACCAACGCTGAAAAACTCCAAAAACTAAAAGAGCTTTTAGCCAGTAGCGAAATCGGAGTAAAAGGAGTAGAAGAAATGACTACTGTTTTAGACTACCTGGAAGGATTAGAAGTAAAAAACGAAGTAGAACTAGACCTCACTCTAGCTCGTGGACTAAACTATTATACCGGAACCATATTCGAAGTAAAAGCCTTAGATGTTGCCATTGGAAGCATTACTGGAGGAGGTCGCTATGATGACCTTACGGGTATCTTTGGAATGCCCGATGTTAGTGGTGTTGGAATCTCATTTGGTGCTGACAGAATCTATGATGTATTAAACGAATTAGACTTATATCCTGAACATACTGAGGATTCTGTTCAGGTATTCTTTGTGAACTTCGGTAGTGATGAAGAGAAATACTGTCTTCCATTAGTTTCTAAACTTCGCAAAAATGGCATCAATGCCGAACTCTATCCTAGCTCAGCTAAAATGAAGAAGCAGATGAAATATGCCAATGATAAAAATGTTCCTTTTGTAGTGATGATTGGTGGAGACGAAATGGAAAAAAATGTCCTATCAGTTAAAAACATGGAAACTGGTGAACAGTGCAATATGACCATGGAAGAACTTATTAAACTAGCCAGCAAATAACCTCAAATCCTCGAGTTACCAAGATTAATGGTCTAAACTACTTTTAATTCCAGATAGGTGGAAAAACATGAATTCATCTATTTCGGAATCACTTTGTATCTCTTTTACAAACTGTTCTATTCTTTCCGTTTCAGAAGATCCTATATCCGTATGTTTATCCATAGCGAAAGCGGCAGAGTAGGCATCCGAATCTTTTCTTTGACTCCAATTCTTACTAAATAACATTAACTGATCGTCACTTTGTAATTGTACATGATGAACCTTTAACTGTTGCTGAGCATCTGATTCCATAGTCATAGAAGCGGGTTTGAAATTCCAAACTTTGGTATTTCTAAGCAATTCTGTTTGAACACCAATATTTACGAATTCCAGCTCTAGTTTCTTGGTATCTAAACATGAAAAGTACATCTGTATACCTCCAAAATCAGCTTCCTCCGAAAAAGGCCCATCCACCTTATTGATAAAAAATCTCATAAATGACTCTACATTAGAATATTTCTTATCAAAATATACATTATTAAGCATATTATAAAGGTACATGCTAGTGAAGGCTCCTTTAATCTGCTTTTGTTCAATGTTTACTATGGCCCAATATAGTTTATTACCCAGTTTATGTCCCCATAGGAAGGAGTTCTGAATAGGCTTTTCTGAATAGGATTTATAATAAACATGTTTAAATATTTTATCCAAATCAGAAGAGTCATTAAAGAAACTATCTTGAAGTGATCTTGCAAACGCTAACTCTTTTGAAGTATTGGTTTCAAATTCCTTCAACTTTTCATGGCTTTTTGTAATATCATGATAACTCTTATTGAGCTTTCCATGCAACTCCTCTATCCTTCTGAATTTCCTAAATAATACCAGCAAAACACCGATAAGAATGATTAAGCTAATCACAATAATAACCAAAGTAGATATTACACTATTTACCTGCCTCTCCTTTAATTGATTTTCAGTACTTAGAAGTTTAATCTCGCTTTCATTTCTATCGTATTCGTATTCTGATTGAATCTTTGAAAGCACTTCAAAATTGGTACTCCTGATTAGGCTATCATTTAAAGAATGGTATTTCTTAAAATACATTAATGCTTTGGAATCATTTTTTAAACCATTGTAGGATTGTGATAATAAATCATATGCTTCCATTTCTAGGTTTACATCGGAAATGAGCTTAGAAATCCTCAAACATTCAAAGGCATATTTAATGGCACTTTCATATTCTCCTAGGAAATAATAACTATAAGATAAGTTATAGTTATCCATTTGAAGCTCCATTTGATTACCTACTTTGGTATGGTATTGAAGATTCTCTAGGAATAGCTCCATCCCCTTTTCAATCTGGTTATTCATGGCATAAAGCATCCCAATAGCCGTTCTATTTAAAGCTTCTCTATCAGTATTTGAAATACTTTTATTAATGGCTAATGCTTTCTTTGCATAAATTAATCCACTATCGTTTTGGCCTAAAAATTTAAAGGCGATGGCGGCATTATGATAAAAGGTTCCCTGATCAAAAAGGTTTTCACTCTCTTGTGCTAGTTTTAAACCCTTTTTACAAAACTCTAACTCCTTTTCATGATTTCCTTGATATTGATATACCTGACTGATATTATTATAAGAATCCATCAGAAACTTTTGGTCGCCTAGTAGTGACCCTATTTTATAAGCCTCATTATAATAATAGATGGCACTATCAAATATATAGAGCTGATGAAATGCATAGCCCAATTTGTCGTATCCAGAAACCAAAGCATTAGAATCTCCAATTTGAATCAAAAGCTTAATCAATTGATGTTGAGAAGGAAGATATTTCTTATTATAGCCCAGCTTACTTAAAATCCTATTATTTAATTGCAAAGCAGAAGCTTGTTGTTGTAATGTTCCTTCAATAGCATAAGCCTGCACCGATTTCCTTATATAAATCACAGCGCTATCATATAATTTCTCCTCAAAATAGTTCTGAGCTATTTCTTGCTGTATTTCAGCCATTTCAATAGGAGTAATTCGGGGATGTTGAAGGATAATCTTCAAGCTGTCAGTGATATTTGCTATTGAAAAGGAATGAATAGCAAATAAGAGGATGAAAAATATATGCGTCTTCTTCATAGGTAAGCAGGATAAAATTCTAAACGTCAAATATATGGAAAAATGCAAAAAGAAAAGCCCCTTATTCCTCTTTATATTTCTTGGATTGTCGAATGATAGATTCCTTATGTACCAATTGCAAGACCTTTAATAAAAAATTCTTGCTTATACCCTGATTTTCACCATTTTCCAGTCTGTCTAATAGAATATTCGACCATCGTTTGACCTGAAAAATAGCGATATTATTATTCACCTTATAATCGCCTACTTCATCTATAATTTTAAACCTTTGGGCTAAGGTTTCAATTAATACTCCATCCAGTTTGTCAATTTCTGATCGGTATTCTTCTAGTTTATGTTGGAAGTCATAATTCCCTTTTTGCCTTCTTACTACTAAACGTTCCAACATAATCCCCAGATTTTCCGGTGTAAGCTGCTGGGCAGCATCTGTGTATGCTTGTTCTGGATTGATATGACTTTCAATCATTAAACCATTCATATCTAAATCTAATGCTCGTTGAGCCACATCAAACAATAAGTCTCTTTTTCCAGCAATATGACTGGGGTCAACGATAATAGGTAATTCTGGAATTCTTCGTTTGAGTTCAATGGGAATCTCCCACATGGGTGCGTTTCGGTAAGGGGAGCGTTTCAGAAAATCGAATCCTCTATGAATTGCCATCAACTTATTAACTCCTGCCTGATTGATTCGTTCTAAAGCACCTACCCATAATGAAACATCAGGATTCAATGGATTTTTTACCATCACAGGAATATCAACCCCTTTTAACGCATCTGCAATTTCCTGCACAGAGAAAGGATTCACTACTGTTCTGGCACCCAACCACAATACATCAACACCATATTTTAAAGCCAATTCTACATGCTTAGGATGTGCCACCTCTGTTGCAGTTTTTAATGATGTTTCCGCTTTTACAGTTTGCAACCATTTTAAAGCCTCCTCTCCCATTCCTTCAAAAGAATTGGGCCGAGTTCTAGGCTTCCAAACTCCCGCTCTAAAAATCTTCACTTTCCCTATGGTATCAATCTCTTTTGCAGTAGCTATAGTTTGCTCCTCAGTTTCTGCACTACAAGGTCCACTAATATATAAGGGCTGGCGGCTCTCATTACACCATTCTTCTAAAGGTAAAATATCCAATTCATGACTCATGCTGCAAAAGTAGTGATAATTTGCAGTTTGTTTATAAAGCTAGTCTTCTTCGTTATAATTGCCTTAAAAATCTTCATTTACGAAAGTAAACTCTTATTTTTAAGGCTTCGCAAGCCTGGAATATAAACTTTGTAAATCAGACTCCGCGGATTATCACAGATTAACACAGATTTCAGCAAATGGTCAGCTTTGCTGACCATTTGCTAAGTAAAGTGTGAGGTTGCCCTGACTATTGCTCAGACGGAATTGTATTCCGTCGTTAGTTTTTTTTATAGCGTATATTCTGAGATTAGAGCATAGGTCGGCAAAGAAAGCAATTTCTTTTACTTGACACTCTAGCCAACCTGAAAATAAGGGTTTCATTACCTCGGGCTTTGCCTGCGGTTATTCATATTGAAGACCTTCTGCCTTCTTCTGCAACAGCTTGTAATTCTAGCTAAAGAAAACACCTATCTGGCTACTGCCACACGACAAGCGCATACGCTTATTTTGTCCGCGGATTATCACAAACCGAAGCGAGCTCACTGAAATCTGCGAAAATTAGCGGAATCAGTGGTTAGATTTTCTATTTATTTAAATTAGATATCGATTTTAAAGTGTGGATTTGCTCC
It encodes:
- a CDS encoding tetratricopeptide repeat protein — protein: MKKTHIFFILLFAIHSFSIANITDSLKIILQHPRITPIEMAEIQQEIAQNYFEEKLYDSAVIYIRKSVQAYAIEGTLQQQASALQLNNRILSKLGYNKKYLPSQHQLIKLLIQIGDSNALVSGYDKLGYAFHQLYIFDSAIYYYNEAYKIGSLLGDQKFLMDSYNNISQVYQYQGNHEKELEFCKKGLKLAQESENLFDQGTFYHNAAIAFKFLGQNDSGLIYAKKALAINKSISNTDREALNRTAIGMLYAMNNQIEKGMELFLENLQYHTKVGNQMELQMDNYNLSYSYYFLGEYESAIKYAFECLRISKLISDVNLEMEAYDLLSQSYNGLKNDSKALMYFKKYHSLNDSLIRSTNFEVLSKIQSEYEYDRNESEIKLLSTENQLKERQVNSVISTLVIIVISLIILIGVLLVLFRKFRRIEELHGKLNKSYHDITKSHEKLKEFETNTSKELAFARSLQDSFFNDSSDLDKIFKHVYYKSYSEKPIQNSFLWGHKLGNKLYWAIVNIEQKQIKGAFTSMYLYNMLNNVYFDKKYSNVESFMRFFINKVDGPFSEEADFGGIQMYFSCLDTKKLELEFVNIGVQTELLRNTKVWNFKPASMTMESDAQQQLKVHHVQLQSDDQLMLFSKNWSQRKDSDAYSAAFAMDKHTDIGSSETERIEQFVKEIQSDSEIDEFMFFHLSGIKSSLDH
- a CDS encoding chorismate mutase, producing the protein MSHELDILPLEEWCNESRQPLYISGPCSAETEEQTIATAKEIDTIGKVKIFRAGVWKPRTRPNSFEGMGEEALKWLQTVKAETSLKTATEVAHPKHVELALKYGVDVLWLGARTVVNPFSVQEIADALKGVDIPVMVKNPLNPDVSLWVGALERINQAGVNKLMAIHRGFDFLKRSPYRNAPMWEIPIELKRRIPELPIIVDPSHIAGKRDLLFDVAQRALDLDMNGLMIESHINPEQAYTDAAQQLTPENLGIMLERLVVRRQKGNYDFQHKLEEYRSEIDKLDGVLIETLAQRFKIIDEVGDYKVNNNIAIFQVKRWSNILLDRLENGENQGISKNFLLKVLQLVHKESIIRQSKKYKEE